From the Streptomyces syringium genome, one window contains:
- a CDS encoding EF-hand domain-containing protein, producing MASIDAARKAFDRFDVDGDGFITATEYKSVMAELGDFNVTETVAQAIINKKDGNGDGVLSFEEFWTSYNA from the coding sequence GTGGCCAGCATCGATGCAGCGCGCAAGGCGTTCGACCGGTTCGACGTGGACGGGGACGGTTTCATCACCGCCACCGAGTACAAGAGCGTGATGGCCGAGCTCGGCGACTTCAACGTCACCGAGACCGTGGCCCAGGCCATCATCAACAAGAAGGACGGCAACGGCGACGGCGTGCTGTCCTTCGAGGAGTTCTGGACCTCCTACAACGCCTGA
- the cutA gene encoding divalent-cation tolerance protein CutA, whose protein sequence is MPDAQYLTVTTTTDSADHAHHLATTAIARRLAACAQVDGPVTSVYRWRGQVETAPEWRVVYKTTAARYPELEAHLRAEHGYDTPEIIATPVTTGSAEYLRWLTEETRETGP, encoded by the coding sequence ATGCCGGACGCCCAGTACCTCACGGTGACGACCACGACCGACAGCGCCGACCACGCGCACCACCTGGCCACGACCGCGATCGCCCGCCGTCTTGCCGCCTGCGCCCAGGTCGACGGCCCGGTCACCAGCGTCTACCGGTGGCGCGGCCAGGTCGAAACGGCCCCCGAATGGCGTGTGGTCTACAAGACCACGGCCGCCCGCTACCCGGAGCTGGAAGCCCATCTCCGGGCCGAGCACGGCTACGACACCCCCGAGATCATCGCCACGCCGGTCACGACGGGCAGCGCCGAGTACCTCAGGTGGCTGACGGAGGAGACGAGGGAGACGGGGCCGTAG
- a CDS encoding VOC family protein, translating to MHRLGLVTLVVRDYDEAIAFYVDAVGFELVEDTRIDEQKRWVVVRPPGARETGLLLARAAGPAQEARVGDQTGGRVGLFLNTDDFARDHERMRAAGVVFQEAPRKEPYGTVAVFRDLYGNLWDLIGLDAPATAPSPSSPPSAT from the coding sequence ATGCATCGTCTCGGACTGGTGACCCTCGTCGTGCGGGACTACGACGAGGCCATCGCCTTCTACGTGGACGCCGTCGGATTCGAACTCGTCGAGGACACCCGCATCGACGAGCAGAAGCGCTGGGTGGTCGTCCGCCCGCCGGGCGCCCGGGAGACGGGGCTGCTGCTGGCCCGGGCGGCGGGCCCCGCGCAGGAGGCGCGGGTGGGCGATCAGACGGGCGGCCGGGTCGGGCTGTTCCTCAACACCGACGACTTCGCGCGCGACCACGAGCGGATGCGGGCGGCCGGGGTCGTGTTCCAGGAGGCTCCCCGCAAGGAGCCCTACGGGACGGTGGCCGTCTTCCGGGACCTGTACGGGAACCTGTGGGATCTGATCGGGCTCGACGCCCCCGCTACGGCCCCGTCTCCCTCGTCTCCTCCGTCAGCCACCTGA
- a CDS encoding L-serine ammonia-lyase, producing MAISVFDLFSIGIGPSSSHTVGPMRAALMFTRRLKNEGLLAHTTSVRAELFGSLGATGHGHGTPKAVLLGLEGHSPRTVDVETADDEVERIRTTKRLRLLGAEIGSDHEIDFDESTQLILHRRRSLPYHANGMTLFAYDEAGAPLLEKTYYSVGGGFVVDEDAVGEDRIVLDDTVLKYPFRTGDELLRLSRETGLSISALMMENEKAWRTETEIREGLLEIWRVMQACVARGMSREGILPGGLKVRRRAASTARQLRAEGDAQARAMEWITVYAMAVNEENAAGGRVVTAPTNGAAGIIPAVLHYFLDFVPGADEDGIVRFLLAAGAIGMLFKENASISGAEVGCQGEVGSACSMASGGLAEVLGGSPEQVENAAEIGMEHNLGLTCDPVGGLVQIPCIERNGMAAAKAVTAARMALRGDGRHHVSLDKVIKTMKETGADMKVKYKETARGGLAVNVIEC from the coding sequence GTGGCCATCTCCGTTTTCGATCTCTTCTCGATCGGCATAGGCCCGTCCAGCTCCCACACGGTCGGCCCGATGCGCGCCGCACTGATGTTCACGCGGCGGCTGAAGAACGAGGGCCTGCTGGCGCACACCACGTCCGTGCGGGCCGAGCTCTTCGGCTCGCTCGGCGCCACCGGCCACGGCCACGGCACCCCCAAGGCCGTCCTGCTGGGCCTGGAGGGCCACTCCCCCCGCACGGTCGACGTCGAGACCGCCGACGACGAGGTCGAGCGCATCCGCACCACGAAGCGGCTGCGGCTGCTCGGCGCGGAGATCGGTTCGGACCACGAGATCGACTTCGACGAGTCGACCCAGCTGATCCTGCACCGCCGCCGCTCCCTGCCGTACCACGCGAACGGCATGACCCTCTTCGCATACGACGAGGCCGGCGCCCCGCTGCTGGAGAAGACGTACTACTCGGTCGGCGGCGGCTTCGTCGTGGACGAGGACGCGGTCGGCGAGGACCGGATCGTCCTCGACGACACCGTGCTGAAGTACCCCTTCCGCACCGGTGACGAGCTGCTGCGCCTCTCCCGCGAGACTGGCCTGTCGATCTCCGCGCTGATGATGGAGAACGAGAAGGCCTGGCGCACCGAGACGGAGATCCGCGAGGGGCTGCTGGAGATCTGGCGCGTCATGCAGGCGTGCGTCGCGCGCGGCATGTCCCGCGAGGGCATCCTCCCCGGCGGTCTCAAGGTCCGCCGCCGTGCCGCGAGCACCGCCCGCCAGCTGCGCGCCGAGGGTGACGCGCAGGCCCGCGCGATGGAGTGGATCACGGTCTACGCCATGGCGGTCAACGAGGAGAACGCCGCCGGCGGCCGGGTCGTCACCGCCCCCACCAACGGCGCCGCCGGCATCATCCCCGCCGTCCTGCACTACTTCCTCGACTTCGTGCCCGGCGCGGACGAGGACGGCATCGTCCGCTTCCTGCTGGCCGCGGGCGCGATCGGCATGCTCTTCAAGGAGAACGCCTCGATCTCCGGCGCCGAGGTCGGCTGCCAGGGCGAGGTCGGCTCGGCCTGCTCGATGGCGTCCGGCGGTCTCGCCGAGGTGCTCGGCGGCTCCCCGGAGCAGGTCGAGAACGCCGCGGAGATCGGCATGGAGCACAACCTGGGCCTGACCTGCGACCCCGTGGGCGGTCTGGTGCAGATCCCGTGCATCGAGCGCAACGGCATGGCCGCCGCCAAGGCCGTCACCGCCGCGCGCATGGCCCTGCGCGGCGACGGCCGCCACCACGTCTCCCTCGACAAGGTCATCAAGACCATGAAGGAGACGGGCGCCGACATGAAGGTCAAGTACAAGGAGACGGCGCGCGGCGGCCTCGCCGTCAACGTCATCGAGTGCTGA
- the glyA gene encoding serine hydroxymethyltransferase: MSLLNSSLHELDPDVAAAVDAELHRQQSTLEMIASENFAPVAVMEAQGSVLTNKYAEGYPGRRYYGGCEHVDVVEQIAIDRIKALFGAEAANVQPHSGAQANAAAMFALIKPGDTILGLNLAHGGHLTHGMKINFSGKLYNVVAYHVDEQTNVVDMEEVERLAKEHRPKLIIAGWSAYPRQLDFAAFRRIADEVGAYLMVDMAHFAGLVAAGLHPSPVPHAHVVTTTTHKTLGGPRGGVILSTAELAKKINSAVFPGQQGGPLEHVIAAKAVSFKVAASEEFKERQQRTLDGAKILAERLTQSDVAEVGVSVLSGGTDVHLVLVDLRNSELDGQQAEDRLHEVGITVNRNAIPNDPRPPMVTSGLRIGTPALATRGFQAEDFREVADIIAEALKPVYDAEGLRGRVTALADKHPLYAGLK, translated from the coding sequence ATGTCGCTTCTGAACAGCTCCCTCCATGAGCTCGACCCCGACGTCGCCGCCGCTGTCGACGCCGAACTCCACCGCCAGCAGTCCACCCTCGAGATGATCGCCTCGGAGAACTTCGCTCCGGTCGCGGTCATGGAGGCACAGGGCTCGGTCCTCACCAACAAGTACGCCGAGGGTTACCCGGGCCGCCGCTACTACGGCGGCTGCGAGCACGTGGACGTCGTCGAGCAGATCGCGATCGACCGGATCAAGGCGCTCTTCGGCGCCGAGGCCGCGAACGTGCAGCCGCACTCCGGCGCGCAGGCCAACGCCGCGGCGATGTTCGCCCTGATCAAGCCCGGCGACACGATCCTGGGTCTGAACCTCGCCCACGGCGGGCACCTGACCCACGGCATGAAGATCAACTTCTCCGGCAAGCTCTACAACGTGGTCGCCTACCACGTCGACGAGCAGACCAACGTGGTCGACATGGAGGAGGTCGAGCGCCTCGCCAAGGAGCACCGTCCGAAGCTGATCATCGCCGGCTGGTCGGCGTACCCGCGCCAGCTCGACTTCGCCGCCTTCCGCCGGATCGCGGACGAGGTCGGCGCGTACCTGATGGTCGACATGGCCCACTTCGCGGGCCTCGTCGCCGCCGGGCTGCACCCCTCCCCGGTGCCGCACGCGCACGTCGTGACCACCACCACGCACAAGACCCTCGGCGGTCCGCGCGGTGGTGTGATCCTCTCCACGGCCGAGCTGGCCAAGAAGATCAACTCCGCGGTCTTCCCCGGTCAGCAGGGCGGCCCGCTGGAGCACGTGATCGCGGCGAAGGCGGTGTCCTTCAAGGTCGCGGCGAGCGAGGAGTTCAAGGAGCGCCAGCAGCGCACCCTGGACGGCGCGAAGATCCTGGCCGAGCGCCTGACGCAGTCCGACGTGGCCGAGGTGGGCGTCTCCGTCCTCTCCGGCGGCACGGACGTGCACCTGGTCCTGGTCGACCTGCGCAACTCCGAGCTGGACGGCCAGCAGGCCGAGGACCGGCTCCACGAGGTCGGCATCACGGTCAACCGCAACGCCATCCCGAACGACCCGCGCCCCCCGATGGTCACCTCGGGCCTGCGGATCGGCACCCCGGCGCTGGCCACCCGCGGTTTCCAGGCCGAGGACTTCCGTGAGGTCGCGGACATCATCGCCGAGGCCCTCAAGCCGGTCTACGACGCGGAAGGCCTGCGCGGCCGCGTCACGGCCCTGGCGGACAAGCACCCGCTGTACGCCGGCCTGAAGTAA
- the gcvH gene encoding glycine cleavage system protein GcvH, with protein MSNPQQLRYSKEHEWLSAVEDGVATVGITEFAANALGDVVFAQLPAVGDTVTAGESCGELESTKSVSDLYSPVSGEVVAANQDVVDDPALVNSAPFEGGWLFKVKITDEPADLMSADEYTAFAG; from the coding sequence ATGAGCAACCCCCAGCAGCTGCGTTACAGCAAGGAGCACGAGTGGCTGTCGGCCGTCGAGGACGGCGTGGCGACGGTCGGGATCACCGAGTTCGCGGCCAACGCGCTCGGCGATGTCGTCTTCGCCCAGCTCCCCGCGGTCGGCGACACCGTCACCGCCGGTGAGTCCTGTGGCGAGCTGGAGTCGACCAAGTCGGTCAGCGACCTGTACTCCCCGGTGTCCGGCGAGGTCGTCGCGGCCAACCAGGACGTCGTGGACGACCCCGCGCTGGTGAACTCCGCCCCCTTCGAGGGCGGCTGGCTGTTCAAGGTGAAGATCACGGACGAGCCGGCGGACCTGATGTCCGCCGACGAGTACACCGCCTTCGCCGGCTGA